One genomic segment of Desulfosporosinus sp. Sb-LF includes these proteins:
- a CDS encoding TIGR01212 family radical SAM protein (This family includes YhcC from E. coli K-12, an uncharacterized radical SAM protein.): MAYTMQKRYHTFNEQLRERFGGKIFKVSLDAGFTCPNRDGTLGTGGCVYCSERGSGDFAGNQELSIHDQFVEVKERMKKKWPGARYIAYFQAYTNTYANVTRLREVYEEALAEEHVVGLSISTRPDCLPEDVLDYLEELNQRTYLWVELGLQSIHDRTMQWIGRGHDYAQFLRGLDQLRSRGIQVCAHIILGLPGETKAEMMATAQAVAELPLQGIKLHLLHVLRGTPLEEIYQCEPFDFLTKEGYVSLIVDILEILPQEMVIHRLTGDGPPDDLIGPLWSRKKWEVLNAIDAELARRDTWQGKNAKN; encoded by the coding sequence ATGGCTTATACTATGCAAAAGCGCTATCATACCTTTAATGAACAGTTGCGTGAAAGGTTCGGAGGGAAGATCTTTAAGGTCTCGTTAGATGCTGGATTTACATGCCCTAACCGAGATGGGACGTTGGGAACGGGCGGGTGTGTCTATTGCAGTGAACGGGGGTCCGGAGATTTTGCTGGAAATCAGGAGCTGTCTATTCACGATCAGTTTGTAGAAGTGAAGGAACGAATGAAGAAAAAATGGCCTGGTGCCAGGTACATCGCGTATTTCCAAGCCTATACGAATACCTATGCCAACGTAACACGGTTGCGCGAAGTCTATGAAGAGGCCTTAGCCGAGGAGCATGTCGTAGGGTTATCCATATCGACAAGGCCGGACTGCTTACCAGAGGATGTCTTGGATTATCTTGAGGAATTGAATCAAAGAACCTATTTGTGGGTCGAGCTGGGGTTACAAAGTATTCATGACCGAACCATGCAGTGGATTGGTCGTGGTCATGACTATGCTCAATTTCTAAGGGGCCTTGATCAGTTGCGTTCGAGGGGAATACAGGTTTGTGCTCATATTATTCTTGGGTTACCGGGAGAAACAAAAGCAGAAATGATGGCAACAGCGCAAGCGGTTGCTGAGCTTCCTTTACAAGGGATCAAACTTCATTTGTTACATGTATTGAGGGGAACGCCGTTGGAGGAAATTTATCAGTGTGAACCGTTTGATTTTCTGACGAAAGAAGGCTATGTCTCGCTCATCGTCGATATTTTGGAGATCTTACCACAAGAGATGGTGATTCATCGTTTGACAGGAGATGGACCACCGGACGATCTCATCGGACCTCTTTGGAGCCGCAAAAAATGGGAGGTCCTCAATGCTATTGACGCGGAATTAGCACGAAGAGATACATGGCAAGGGAAAAACGCAAAAAACTAG
- a CDS encoding VOC family protein: MPNKSFFIGIEHIGIKALDMEKAIHFYIEVLGFKFSHRIKPGEVELAFLELGGTVVELVEVIDGQQYEDGVVNHLALKVSDIFKAYKHLRAHQVEMISSEPMTIGEGRYNFFFRGPSGEKLELYQG; encoded by the coding sequence ATGCCAAACAAGTCTTTTTTTATAGGAATCGAACATATTGGGATTAAGGCCTTGGATATGGAAAAGGCTATTCACTTTTACATAGAGGTACTCGGCTTTAAGTTTTCGCACCGGATAAAACCAGGAGAGGTGGAATTGGCTTTTCTAGAATTAGGGGGTACTGTCGTGGAACTAGTCGAAGTTATCGACGGGCAGCAGTATGAAGATGGTGTTGTCAATCACTTGGCCCTGAAGGTATCAGATATCTTTAAAGCTTATAAGCATTTACGAGCTCATCAAGTGGAGATGATTTCTTCCGAGCCCATGACTATAGGAGAAGGAAGGTATAACTTTTTTTTCCGTGGTCCTAGCGGAGAGAAACTTGAACTTTACCAGGGGTAA
- a CDS encoding DVU0298 family protein yields the protein MPSKIELEQVLAKRDWKQLCHWVKENKNIYRQLMARIYVKDGIVFWRAVEALGVVADYIEQEEPNYAVELVRRYFWMLNEESGGTAWNASDAIGSILAHCPETCGHFNWMLSGLIEDESLRDGALWGLAQLAQVAPHLVDPLEERIRPILESEVPLARGLAALIYALMRIPQEDFAFYREKGPRWTVPIELDQRLQKDKTSVEVYQDGQLIRYLVQELWQAQTVAYWTERVMIKDLEVELTVASTPIGMCWLGLGPSVEEEKTLRTWASRWFPKWFLMRKREPNREAISQLQEYLDAKRREFTIPLHQMGTPFQRQVWEELLRIPYGVTRSYGEIALRVGNPKGQRAVGMANNRNPIGIVVPCHRVIGKNGSLTGYAGGVDIKQRLLELERLV from the coding sequence ATGCCTTCCAAGATAGAACTGGAACAAGTTTTAGCCAAGCGGGATTGGAAGCAACTATGCCACTGGGTAAAAGAAAATAAGAACATCTATCGACAACTGATGGCTCGAATTTATGTTAAAGATGGGATAGTCTTCTGGCGAGCGGTAGAGGCATTAGGGGTAGTTGCGGATTATATCGAGCAAGAAGAACCAAACTATGCTGTGGAACTTGTGCGACGTTATTTTTGGATGCTCAACGAAGAATCAGGAGGGACGGCTTGGAATGCTTCTGATGCGATAGGAAGCATTCTTGCTCATTGTCCGGAGACATGCGGACACTTTAATTGGATGCTTTCGGGGCTAATAGAAGATGAAAGTTTGCGCGATGGTGCTTTATGGGGGTTGGCGCAATTGGCTCAGGTTGCTCCACATTTAGTGGATCCCCTTGAAGAACGCATCAGGCCTATCTTAGAATCTGAAGTACCCTTAGCGAGAGGTTTAGCTGCATTAATCTATGCACTGATGAGGATTCCACAGGAAGACTTTGCGTTTTATCGCGAAAAAGGGCCAAGATGGACCGTTCCGATAGAGCTTGATCAACGTTTGCAAAAGGATAAAACCTCAGTTGAAGTCTATCAAGATGGCCAACTAATCCGCTATCTCGTTCAGGAACTTTGGCAGGCTCAAACGGTTGCTTATTGGACGGAACGGGTGATGATTAAAGACCTTGAGGTTGAGTTAACGGTTGCCTCTACCCCGATAGGGATGTGTTGGCTAGGGCTTGGCCCATCGGTTGAGGAAGAAAAGACTTTGAGGACATGGGCGTCACGATGGTTCCCTAAATGGTTTTTGATGCGTAAGCGCGAGCCGAATCGCGAAGCTATTAGCCAGTTACAAGAGTATCTTGATGCCAAACGTAGAGAGTTTACGATCCCTCTCCATCAGATGGGAACCCCTTTCCAACGTCAAGTATGGGAAGAACTTCTGCGCATTCCTTATGGGGTGACACGCAGTTATGGTGAAATAGCTCTGAGGGTGGGAAACCCAAAGGGTCAGAGAGCAGTGGGTATGGCCAACAATCGAAATCCCATTGGAATTGTGGTTCCTTGCCATCGAGTGATCGGAAAAAATGGAAGTTTGACAGGGTATGCCGGGGGGGTGGACATTAAACAAAGGCTTTTGGAGCTAGAGCGTCTTGTATGA
- a CDS encoding CooT family nickel-binding protein: MCEANAYLKEGETEVLFMESVDTIEPYEGGLKLMDIFGMQKFIQAKIKDMTLLNHRILLERTDDK, encoded by the coding sequence ATGTGTGAAGCAAATGCCTACCTCAAAGAGGGAGAAACCGAAGTACTGTTCATGGAGTCGGTCGATACTATTGAACCCTACGAAGGCGGTCTTAAGCTCATGGATATTTTCGGGATGCAAAAGTTTATCCAAGCCAAAATCAAAGACATGACTCTTCTCAATCATCGAATTCTTTTGGAAAGAACAGACGACAAGTAA
- the cbiM gene encoding cobalt transporter CbiM has protein sequence MHIPDGYLSPQTNAVLGVVSALTAAGAAYKTSKTVQSKYIPLLSIGAAFSFTIMMFNIPIPDGTTAHAVGGTLLAILLGPWAAMIGVSIALVIQALFFGDGGILALGANIFNMGIILPLVGYAVYRLIAGQSAVESKRRLIAAAVAGYLAINVAALVAGVEFGLQPLLFHSANGMPLYSPYGLNVALPAMLFGHVIIAGPVEGLVTFLALSYLQRNNPALLQIMRPSTVHSADHNPSPRYGKLITGILALVVLSPLGLLASGTAWGEWSSEEIQGQLGFVPAGMQKLNTFWDHALLKGYGAPALTQTFWQQSLGYLLSAFVGLLAIGGTAYVLQRLFRKGEVRNGASTLVAKK, from the coding sequence ATGCATATTCCTGACGGGTACTTAAGCCCACAAACCAATGCAGTATTAGGGGTCGTCAGTGCGCTGACGGCTGCCGGGGCCGCTTACAAAACCTCCAAGACCGTTCAGTCAAAATACATCCCTTTACTTTCGATTGGAGCCGCTTTTTCCTTTACCATTATGATGTTTAATATCCCCATACCCGATGGAACCACTGCCCATGCGGTCGGGGGGACCCTTCTTGCCATTCTCCTGGGTCCATGGGCAGCCATGATCGGGGTATCCATCGCTCTCGTCATTCAAGCTCTCTTCTTTGGAGATGGAGGAATTCTAGCCCTCGGAGCCAATATTTTCAATATGGGGATCATTCTCCCCCTTGTAGGCTATGCAGTTTATCGTCTGATCGCTGGTCAAAGCGCGGTCGAATCGAAGCGTAGGCTGATTGCCGCCGCTGTCGCTGGATACCTTGCCATCAATGTGGCCGCACTGGTAGCAGGAGTTGAATTTGGGCTGCAACCACTTCTTTTTCACAGTGCCAACGGCATGCCCCTCTACAGTCCGTATGGACTAAACGTAGCTCTCCCAGCCATGCTTTTTGGCCATGTAATCATAGCTGGACCCGTAGAAGGTTTGGTTACCTTTCTCGCTCTTTCCTACTTGCAACGTAATAACCCAGCTCTTCTTCAAATCATGAGACCCAGCACAGTCCACAGTGCAGATCATAACCCTAGTCCACGCTATGGCAAGCTGATTACAGGGATTCTGGCCCTTGTCGTACTGAGTCCTCTGGGATTATTGGCTAGCGGGACTGCCTGGGGAGAATGGAGTTCCGAAGAAATTCAGGGTCAGTTAGGTTTTGTTCCTGCCGGGATGCAAAAACTCAATACTTTTTGGGATCACGCCCTCTTAAAGGGTTATGGCGCGCCTGCTTTGACCCAGACATTTTGGCAACAATCCTTAGGGTATCTCCTATCGGCCTTTGTCGGACTCCTCGCAATAGGAGGAACGGCCTATGTGCTTCAACGTCTCTTCCGGAAGGGAGAGGTTCGGAATGGAGCTTCCACTTTGGTTGCAAAAAAATAG
- the cbiQ gene encoding cobalt ECF transporter T component CbiQ has translation MELPLWLQKNSELPTFPSLQSSSPAPQKAKRSNFIQKTLQGIVHLIRESVYSEEIALRPGFLQAMDPRLKLLAIFSLLITVNLLRHLPLLWGIYLGILTLAMLSKVPSRFLIQRVWFVIPLFTGIMVLPALFNWVRPGDLLWQIWTFATPPHIGPVHFPPELFITRQGFWGAVLLISRVGISVTLAVLLTLTTRWNNLLRALRTFFVPKIFIVTLEMTYRYIFVLITLLEDMFLARKARDAGQSSGAEQRRFVGSSIAHLFGKSLQMSEEVYTSMTARGYTGEIHTLQHFQLRWMDVFSLGVSLMASLTLYAADKVLGG, from the coding sequence ATGGAGCTTCCACTTTGGTTGCAAAAAAATAGTGAACTTCCGACTTTTCCCTCACTTCAATCTTCTTCCCCAGCCCCCCAAAAAGCAAAGCGGTCCAATTTTATTCAGAAGACCCTGCAAGGTATTGTTCATCTCATACGAGAATCCGTTTATTCCGAAGAAATCGCTCTTCGCCCAGGGTTTCTACAAGCCATGGATCCCCGCCTTAAGCTCTTGGCTATTTTCTCCCTCCTCATCACTGTCAATCTTCTGCGCCATTTGCCGTTGCTTTGGGGAATCTATCTCGGGATTTTAACCCTCGCAATGTTGTCAAAAGTGCCTAGTCGTTTCCTGATTCAGCGGGTTTGGTTCGTTATTCCCTTATTTACTGGCATCATGGTCCTACCTGCCCTATTTAATTGGGTACGCCCTGGTGACCTCCTCTGGCAAATTTGGACCTTCGCGACCCCACCCCACATCGGACCGGTTCATTTCCCACCTGAATTATTCATCACTCGACAGGGCTTTTGGGGAGCAGTTCTCCTGATTAGCCGAGTGGGGATTTCTGTCACTCTCGCGGTTCTTCTCACCTTAACGACACGTTGGAACAACCTGCTGCGCGCTTTACGTACCTTTTTTGTTCCTAAGATTTTCATCGTTACTTTAGAAATGACCTACCGCTATATCTTCGTGCTCATTACCCTTTTAGAGGACATGTTCTTGGCGCGAAAAGCTCGTGACGCAGGGCAATCGTCCGGCGCAGAGCAACGGCGTTTCGTTGGATCATCGATTGCTCACCTTTTTGGCAAATCCCTACAAATGAGCGAAGAGGTGTATACCTCAATGACCGCACGGGGATATACCGGTGAAATTCATACTCTTCAGCATTTTCAACTACGTTGGATGGACGTCTTTAGCCTGGGGGTTAGCCTCATGGCGAGCTTAACACTTTATGCTGCTGATAAAGTCTTGGGAGGATGA
- a CDS encoding ABC transporter ATP-binding protein: protein MSQQTVPLFKLVAVSYAYVPEHPVLSDIHLQVYPGQSLVILGANGSGKSTLLKILAGLVHPTSGQILAFGQELTEKKLQNPSYLAEFRQRVGFIFQNSDAQLFSATVRDELSFAPLQLGLTTEQIKQRINETADLLGITPFLDRPPYKLSGGEKKKVALACVLTANPDVLFLDEPTNGLDPRTQFWLVEFLSALQNAGKTIITATHDLSIVEEIAQRVIVLRENHTVAADSTAYEILSNRRLLLDVNLIHERSHFHIGGSKEHG, encoded by the coding sequence TTGTCACAACAAACCGTTCCTCTGTTTAAACTAGTTGCCGTTTCTTACGCCTATGTTCCTGAGCATCCTGTCCTTTCCGACATTCATCTGCAGGTCTACCCTGGGCAGAGCCTTGTCATTCTGGGAGCTAATGGAAGTGGTAAATCCACACTCCTTAAAATTCTAGCTGGCCTCGTCCATCCTACATCTGGTCAAATCTTAGCCTTTGGACAGGAACTTACAGAAAAAAAACTGCAAAATCCCTCGTACTTAGCGGAGTTTCGCCAGCGCGTAGGCTTTATTTTCCAAAACTCTGATGCCCAATTGTTTTCAGCCACCGTTCGTGATGAATTATCGTTTGCCCCATTACAGCTTGGCCTCACGACTGAACAAATTAAACAACGGATTAATGAAACTGCAGACCTACTCGGCATCACACCCTTCTTAGACCGTCCTCCCTACAAACTGAGTGGCGGAGAAAAGAAGAAAGTCGCTTTGGCATGCGTCCTGACCGCTAATCCCGATGTATTATTTCTGGATGAGCCTACGAATGGGCTCGACCCACGTACTCAATTTTGGCTTGTAGAATTTCTGTCAGCCCTCCAAAATGCCGGAAAAACGATTATCACCGCCACCCACGACCTCTCCATTGTGGAAGAAATTGCCCAACGAGTCATCGTTCTGCGCGAAAACCACACGGTTGCAGCAGACAGCACAGCGTACGAGATTCTCAGTAACCGTCGCCTTCTTTTGGATGTAAACCTCATTCATGAGCGCTCACATTTTCACATTGGTGGATCTAAAGAACATGGTTAA
- the tsaA gene encoding tRNA (N6-threonylcarbamoyladenosine(37)-N6)-methyltransferase TrmO yields the protein MSITLQSIGTIHTPYLSFNTPHQPLPDAPGDFWITLNPEYASALKSLDNFNYIYVLYHLDQVTPPVELLTHSPWAPELEIGLFASRSPQRPNPIGLSIVQLKEIQGNELIISGIDAYNGTPLLDIKPYIQFRDSIDDANNGWFDILPDKEHTIAHALGLKHEHAHEHSHEHHHPHEHDDVHKQTHHSDPNHNQHSHHDRPSYEDGQDKPDHRRHHVHND from the coding sequence ATGAGCATCACACTTCAATCAATTGGTACAATTCATACCCCCTATCTTTCCTTTAATACCCCCCATCAGCCGCTCCCAGACGCACCTGGTGATTTCTGGATTACACTCAATCCTGAGTATGCAAGTGCTTTGAAGTCCTTAGATAATTTCAACTACATCTATGTGCTATATCACCTCGACCAAGTAACCCCTCCCGTCGAACTTCTCACCCACTCCCCTTGGGCACCCGAACTCGAAATTGGACTGTTTGCGAGCCGATCCCCCCAGAGGCCCAACCCAATCGGGCTAAGTATTGTGCAATTAAAGGAAATTCAGGGCAACGAACTCATTATTTCTGGAATCGATGCCTATAATGGTACACCTTTACTTGATATTAAGCCGTATATTCAATTCCGGGACAGCATTGATGATGCAAATAACGGCTGGTTTGATATCCTTCCAGATAAAGAACATACAATAGCCCATGCCCTGGGACTTAAACATGAGCATGCTCACGAACACTCACATGAACATCATCATCCACACGAACATGATGATGTTCACAAACAAACTCACCACAGTGACCCCAACCATAACCAACACAGCCACCACGACCGCCCATCATACGAGGATGGTCAAGACAAACCCGATCATAGACGTCATCATGTACATAACGATTAA
- a CDS encoding LysR family transcriptional regulator — MEIRHLEYFVEVARQKSFSKAATISHVSQSAVSKMIKDLETELGTPLFNRTSKYVQLTDTGIIFLDQAQQLVVMFHNLTPEFENRIKMEKGKISIGLLPITSTTIFAELLGEFKKRYPQIEISLLEYGSKKVASAIQDGTLDAGVICIVPDNHYYDSLSFAKDPLFVIVSSQNPISQLPSIELASLSNESFVLYSNDFSLHDEIINQCRNVGFSPNVIFETSQLELMTQMVAANLGIAFLPSAVCKELDSNRIVSVPLMEPQIIHNMSIVWKRGRSMSHAARLWLQFAKDYFTSNEHFI, encoded by the coding sequence TTGGAAATTCGACATTTAGAATATTTTGTTGAAGTGGCTCGCCAAAAAAGCTTTAGTAAAGCCGCTACTATAAGCCACGTATCCCAATCAGCAGTTAGCAAGATGATAAAAGATTTAGAAACAGAACTAGGAACTCCGTTATTTAATCGGACCTCGAAGTATGTTCAATTAACTGATACAGGCATTATCTTTTTAGATCAAGCACAGCAATTAGTGGTGATGTTTCATAACCTTACCCCCGAATTTGAAAATAGAATTAAAATGGAAAAGGGGAAAATTTCTATCGGCTTACTTCCAATCACTAGCACTACCATATTTGCTGAGTTGCTGGGAGAATTTAAAAAGAGGTACCCTCAAATCGAAATTAGTTTGCTAGAATATGGATCAAAAAAAGTAGCATCCGCTATTCAAGACGGGACTTTGGATGCTGGCGTAATCTGCATAGTACCGGATAATCATTATTATGACTCCCTTTCTTTTGCCAAGGACCCCCTTTTCGTTATTGTCTCCTCTCAGAATCCCATAAGTCAGTTACCGTCAATTGAGCTGGCATCATTATCTAATGAATCTTTTGTATTATACAGTAACGATTTCAGCCTACATGATGAGATCATAAATCAGTGCAGAAATGTTGGCTTTTCCCCAAACGTTATTTTTGAAACCTCTCAGCTTGAGCTTATGACACAAATGGTAGCCGCTAACTTAGGGATTGCGTTCTTGCCCAGTGCGGTGTGCAAGGAATTAGACTCTAATCGCATTGTCTCCGTCCCTTTAATGGAACCTCAGATAATACACAACATGTCTATCGTATGGAAAAGAGGTCGTTCTATGTCCCACGCAGCACGTTTATGGTTACAGTTTGCCAAAGATTATTTTACATCTAATGAGCATTTCATATAA
- a CDS encoding ABC transporter ATP-binding protein: MSEERKVDKPQQEAMGGRQGGPGGTIGRPVEKAKNFKGTLLRLLQYLRPRGIQLSTVFIFAILSTVFSILGPKIMGNATTKLFEGIMGKMTLAKLLPQQDMLSKLAANPKTATPEVVGGLTQVKAGIAKIMALNGGKIDFDYILRIVLILIGLYLVSALFGYVQQYIMAGVAQKTVYDIRKEVDDKLSRLPLKFFDARTHGEILSRVTNDVDNIANTLQQSLTQLITSIVTIIGVIVMMLTISPLLTLIVILTLPLYVLVTAGIAKRSQKHFAAQQKSLGDLNGHVEEMYTGHVIVKAFGHERKSIETFNEINDRLYDSGWKAQFISGIIMPLMRFVSNLGYVIISVVGGIFVTNGRITIGDIQAFIQYSRQFTMPIVQTANIANIIQSTVASAERVFELLDEVEELPDRGDAKVIAFPKGDVKFEDVDFSYKENEALIKGMNIDVKQGNTIAIVGPTGAGKTTLVNLLMRFYEINAGKITVDGVDIRDIKRGALRNIFGMVLQDTWLFNGTIMENIAYGREGATDQEVISAAKAAHAHHFIKTLPEGYNTILNEEASNISQGQKQLITIARAILADPAILILDEATSSVDSRTEVYIQRAMTDLMNGRTSFVIAHRLSTIRDADLILVMNKGTIIEMGNHNELLAQKGFYADLYNSQFTGANLDTEVV, encoded by the coding sequence ATGAGTGAAGAGCGTAAAGTTGATAAACCACAACAGGAAGCCATGGGAGGAAGACAGGGAGGACCTGGAGGAACCATTGGGAGACCCGTAGAAAAGGCAAAGAATTTTAAAGGTACTCTGTTAAGGCTACTTCAGTATTTAAGACCACGCGGAATTCAGTTAAGTACCGTCTTCATTTTTGCCATTCTAAGCACTGTGTTCAGCATTTTAGGACCTAAGATCATGGGTAATGCCACAACGAAATTGTTTGAAGGCATCATGGGCAAAATGACGTTGGCTAAGCTGCTACCCCAGCAGGATATGTTGAGCAAATTGGCAGCTAATCCGAAAACAGCGACCCCAGAGGTGGTTGGAGGATTAACGCAAGTTAAAGCAGGGATTGCCAAAATTATGGCCTTGAATGGTGGAAAAATTGATTTTGACTATATTCTTAGAATCGTTCTGATTCTAATAGGGTTATATCTCGTGAGTGCCTTATTTGGTTATGTTCAACAATATATTATGGCGGGAGTGGCCCAAAAAACAGTTTACGATATACGTAAAGAAGTGGATGACAAGCTATCTCGGTTGCCTCTTAAATTCTTTGATGCTAGGACACATGGCGAAATCTTGAGTCGAGTCACCAACGATGTGGATAATATTGCTAATACCTTACAGCAAAGTCTTACCCAACTGATCACGTCAATCGTAACGATTATTGGAGTTATCGTCATGATGCTAACCATCAGCCCGCTCCTAACCTTGATTGTTATTTTAACACTTCCTCTTTATGTTTTAGTAACCGCTGGTATTGCTAAACGCTCCCAAAAACACTTTGCAGCTCAGCAGAAATCTCTCGGTGATCTGAATGGGCATGTTGAAGAAATGTACACGGGGCATGTTATTGTTAAGGCTTTTGGACACGAGAGGAAATCCATCGAGACTTTCAATGAAATCAATGACCGCCTCTATGATTCTGGGTGGAAAGCACAATTCATCTCAGGTATTATCATGCCTCTCATGAGATTTGTAAGCAATCTGGGGTATGTTATTATCAGTGTTGTTGGTGGTATTTTTGTCACGAATGGGAGAATAACGATTGGGGATATTCAGGCGTTTATTCAGTATTCAAGACAATTTACCATGCCGATTGTCCAAACTGCCAATATAGCCAACATTATTCAATCGACCGTTGCATCCGCTGAACGTGTCTTTGAACTCCTAGATGAAGTAGAAGAATTGCCGGATCGTGGGGATGCCAAGGTTATCGCTTTCCCTAAGGGAGATGTCAAATTTGAAGATGTCGATTTCAGTTACAAAGAGAATGAAGCTTTGATTAAGGGTATGAATATTGACGTCAAGCAGGGAAACACAATTGCCATCGTGGGACCAACGGGTGCTGGCAAAACGACTCTAGTCAACCTGTTGATGCGTTTCTATGAAATCAATGCTGGCAAGATTACAGTTGACGGAGTAGATATCAGAGACATTAAACGCGGTGCTTTGCGTAATATCTTTGGAATGGTACTTCAAGACACATGGCTCTTTAATGGCACGATCATGGAGAATATCGCCTACGGTCGGGAAGGTGCAACCGATCAAGAAGTCATAAGTGCAGCAAAAGCAGCACATGCTCATCATTTCATTAAGACTCTTCCAGAAGGGTACAACACCATTTTAAATGAGGAAGCCTCCAATATTTCGCAGGGTCAAAAACAGCTTATCACCATCGCACGAGCCATACTTGCCGATCCAGCAATCTTGATTCTGGATGAAGCAACCAGTAGTGTTGACTCGAGAACAGAAGTGTATATTCAACGTGCCATGACAGACCTGATGAATGGAAGAACGAGCTTTGTCATCGCCCATAGACTTTCGACGATCAGAGATGCAGATTTGATTCTCGTGATGAACAAAGGAACTATTATTGAAATGGGCAATCATAATGAGCTTCTAGCTCAGAAAGGCTTCTATGCTGATCTTTACAATAGTCAGTTCACAGGAGCAAACTTGGATACAGAAGTGGTGTAA